The sequence CAGCCTGATTCAATGATTGTATTGAGAGATACGTGCAATATCATAAAACTAGatagttgataattttttgtcaaaaatctgaattttgcATACcatataatttatcttaaattatCATGAGTCTTATACCAATTCGTTGGAGATTCCTAtttataattatcataaaacTTTCCTTAGAGTCTATCACTTTTAGTTCCAATTGCACGGTTTTGCGCGAGTTTATTATGGAAATCAACATTTCTCGTGCAAAAGAGTCTTACATTGATTTATTCaaaacttcctttttttttctaaataatatcaCTCAAATTTACAAGATTTCCTCTTTCAGATCATTATTTTACCTTATCAGGAAACTTACATGATTTATCACTATTTAATATTTCACGTACCGATTTATTTCCTTATCTTATTTgacatttaaattaattacctaAGAATGTTCATTTTGATTCACAAAACGTTTCCCTCTAATTTATCATCTTTTAATCGAAAATTTACCATTTCTAGCACTTATCTACTAGTTTTACATGCACAATCATACATATTTGGATAATTTCTATCTATAATTTAAGATAAATGTCAAGTTAATTGCACTCGTGACCATCCTAGACAAATTAATGAACTATGATGTTTGTGTACTTATTTGAGTACATGTAAAGACCAAGaccaaataaatatattcatacTTCATAGAAAGGGAGAAGTATACTTGTTTAGGTCAACTATTCAAGTACAACTTAGTTTATCCTGATCTATTTTGAACGGACAACACCATAGTCTTCAAACTCACGTCACAAGAAATCAACATGGGAACATGCTAAGTTGGACCTTCTCCGGCATGCATTCTCcaagtaatattaattttaacattattatgaTTCTACCTTATTCCTCCATATTTACTTATATAATTTTGGTTAGTCACATGTCTAAACTGGCACTTAAAATTAGATTGCTTCCACCGATATAAGTAATACTATTATCAATTAATAGCATCAACTTAGAATTGTCACAAATTCTCACtatttcaatcaaaattaatagCATCAACTCATACCTAAttacttcaattaattttttttttcaattatcctaattagtaaaaaacaaatcaacataAAACCCTAATAAgtctaattaaatcaaatttaagttatttataACATCAATTGCTTCAATTGATatctaattgttttaaaattctcaGTTATGGAAAAGGGTCCTAAAATTGAATGCAAACcttaattgatataattaaaccaATATGAAGTTATTTATAGCATCAAGTATACTTCAATGCCTTctcttttgatattaaaaatctgCTGAAAGCCAAGGCTGGCAGTTTACATTACTTTCCTGCGGTGGTTAATAGATCATTTCCACCACGGAACACTGCAGCTACTGGTCACTGCCTTCTCTTGGGAGGAAAACTAGCAAGTTACATGTTTTCTTCCTTGTATTTTCCTGTTTCTGATTTAGTGTATTCTCCATTCACAACCAACAATGGATGCTAGCAGCCCATCAACTTAAAACTTAGAGCATGCATCTTTAAGTTTAGATGTTGACTGCAAGTCTTCTTAGTGGGTGTTTGGCTAAGCTGGTGCGGTTGCGGTTTACAGAAAAGCAGGAAAACATGTGTTTGGTTAActtcaaaacacaatttattttcatgcgGATCCCATTAAAAATCACGGTTCAATTATAAAAAGTGAAAAGTAGatatcttttgcttttcatgCGTTTCTATTCTCTCTCATCACCAACCATTTGCAATTGCTTTTTAATGAATTGTGTTTTTTGGTCTCTGACGGGATAGCCGAAAGGGATGCTAAAATTCCTTTTGTGTATGTTTTCTTTCGAGGAAAGATATACAACTGAAGAAAAATTTTATCTGTTTTTACTCTTTAAACtttcactctcttttttttattttatgtaaaatacaaaataacttaaaatactAGAGCACaacatgagaaaaataataattaatttatactatttaatatgttatattgataatttagttgttttaaatgaaaatatattaaaaaatatttttttatttttaatattaacatatttattataaaaaaattattaatttgatatattttaaaacaaataataatataaaaaatattttgaaaagcagaTTGAACTATTTATTGTTAATGTATTGAATttatacttaatatttttttcattgtacaaaacccatgaattattctgaatttaatgtcagaattttaaataatttatttttcaacaaggATACAAATTAATATCAGTTTCGTAGTTGCTTGGAAGTATTTATTAAATTGTCGACACgtgcaattttaaattttcttgatttaatttctttttgtggttttttgttggtttataaaattcatttaataatttttatttgcaagTTGCTagtatcattaatattttattttattttttatgtgtctatatatttctttttaattaattcaaatcaaatataaaacacgagtgtggttgctgttgcttttcgaagtgtttttcactaaaaaaaatatgtcaataatatttttttattttttaaaaattatttttgataccagcacatcaaaatgattcgaaaatataaaaaacatactcattcaaagcgaaaaaaaaaatcaatttttttgaaaagtgctctttttaaccacagttttaccaaacacaaaactgttttttttctaccacaattttaaccacagatttttaaccaaacacaagaaactgctttttttaaaaccacaacttcaaccacagttttaaccaaacaccaacttttttttgaaatcaacctcacaaaaagtattttttattaaactacttttttcaaaccacaaccacaaaagctaccacaataccaaacacgcCCTTAGAGTTCCACATTCAGCTGATGAAGTTTCATCTGAAAAGCCTCTTATCTTATTAGATTGCTACAAGCCATAGATAGAGGCTTATGTCATCAGCTGGAACAGTCGGTGTTGAAGTTCATTAGTTAGGCCAACTTTTCAAAGGTCCCTTTTGTTCTAGTCCCTGGGCCTTACTCAACTACATGCCTTCTCCCATAGGAAAgctaaagaaaatggaaaatggaGTTGAATTCAACCTTTGGTTGCCCTAGCTGGATTGGATATTATTGTTCATAGGAATGGATTGGAGTGGAGCATCTCCTTCAAATGAATGGCCATTAAGCTATAATATCAATATCAAAGTCATGAATTAATTATCTGCTCCACTAGTGTTACATGAAGCTATTTTATCCTGCAATCGACCATTTGCAAGTGGGATTCCATTAGATTGTCTCCACGGGAACCATTTCTTTTGTGATTGAGATcgtattttatgattttttgaatttgtttttgtttgaacgCTGCATCATGATGACTTAtctttaattaatactttgttgaCGAAGTGAAAGAAGAAAACTTCTCGTCAAATCAGTTCTGGTGAATATAAAATGGGCTCAACATCTTAAAGCAAAGTTCCATTAAAAATAGTAGATGACTGTCTCATCAGAAGTGCAGGTTTGAATATTGCAGATTAGCTAATAGTTTATTCTATTTGCTACGAAGAACTCAtttcattgcaaaaaaaaaaagaacatggtGAATACATGGAAATAATTTTACCTCTTAAAACGCAAATAAATATCGATTTCTTAtagttcaaaatataaaaaaaaatgtagattgGTTGACGGACTTTTcccttacaaaaaaaataaataaataaaagaaaagtaaagaagaagaagctgcaTTGAGTACATGTTCCCTAGCTTGGCTGGATGGATGGACACCGCAAAAACTGATTTCCAAAACCACGATAAGAAAATTAGCAATTCAACCCGTTTGATTGGTCAACGTTTCTAGAAGTTGACTTCATCAATTACAGTTCCTGGTGTGTGTGCGCATTCTAGATgctggtgtgtgtgtgtatatatatacatatgcaAGTTAAGAACAAACAAGAGAAGTAACGAAAAATGGCGGCGATGTATTCAACAAGACAGCTGCTGGCCGTAAGTGTCGTAGCTTTATCATTCTATCTTTCACATGGAAGAGTAAATCCCAGCTTTAAAATAAAAGCAGTTAATCTTGGTGGTTGGCTTGTTACTGAAGGATGGATTAAACCTTCTCTTTTTGATGGCATCACCAACAAAGACTTCTTGGTTGGTACATGAATGATTGTGatattgtatatatttgttCTGTCACTTCATTTTCATTCTGATGGGTTAACGTTTCTCTTGGATCATCATGATCGTCAACTTTTCTAGGATGGAACCGGGCTGCAGTTTAAATCAGTCACAGTTGGGAAGTATCTTTGCGCTGAGGCAGGTGGAGGAAGCATTATTGTTGCAAACCGAACTTCTGCCTCAGGCTGGGAAACGTTTAGTGtaagttctttctttttctacccATGTTCATACAGTTTCATCAGTACGTGTgatcacagttttttttttttttttttcgttgaaGTTGTGGAGGATCAACGAAACCAATTTCAACTTCAGGGTCTTTAACAAACAATTCGCGGGTTTGGATACCAATGGCAATGGGATTGACATAGTAGCTGTTTCTAGCACACCTGGAAGATCAGAAACTTTTGAGATTGTGAGAAACTCTAATGACACAAGTCGGCTTAGAATCAAAGCATCCAATGGATTCTTCTTGCAGGTgaattaattataaacaaatataattatctTCTAACCAACTTAAGGCTTAAGTATAGGTTATGTTGTCTGTCAACTGCAGGCGAAAACAGAGGAGCTGCTGACAGCTGATTATGCAGGTGACAGCAAATGGGGAGATGATGACCCATCAGTATTTGTGATGACCATTGCTGGAAGGTTGCAAGGAGAGTTTCAAGTCACTAATGGTTATGGTCCCAAATTAGCCCCGAAAGTTATGAGGGTAAGAGCCTTCTAAATTTATAGATAAGTTCATGATTTCCCGTTAATCATTAGCTCCAAAAAAGACAGTAATTTCTACAGTGCTTTTGGTTGACTGGATATTTTTGGACAGTTTGactttgaatcaattttttttcctgttgaatCCTTAATGCATGGATCAAATACAAGTGTGGACATAGCATGGAAAATTTCTGATTTTTAAAGGGCCCAGAAGAGGCAGTGAAGCTGACTTTTACATCTCAGAACTTCCCCTGTAGCCTTCGGAAATATCCAGCTTCGCTTCACTGTGGTGTCTAATTTTTACTTTGATAACGATTGCGAAGATGTACTAAAGCCATTCTGGTAGAAAGCAATTGATGCCCTAACTGATGATGTCCATCTCGCAGGATCACTGGAGGACATTCATTGTTGAAGATGACTTCAAGTTCATATCTCAAAACGGAATAAATGCTGTGAGAATACCAGTCGGATGGTGGATAGCAAGTGATCCCACGCCTCCACAACCTTATGTAGGCGGGTCTTTGAAAGCATTAGACAATGCCTTCTTATGGGCACAGTATGTACTTCTCCATCTATACAATCCACGCTTTTCATTGCCACCAAAATTagatgccttttcttttcaagataaaaaattatccaGCCAAGAAATTAACACTGCTCCAGTCATTAGGTTAGTTAACTAGTACATAAACTTGAATTGTGGCCAAAATCTTTCATTAATAGCCATCTAACATAGTAACATGAAGTCTAGACAATAGGAGCTCATAACCTTAAACATACAACAATTCTGACATGCACTTAGGCCTAGATAGATTTTGTtcaaaagattgaaactttCTTGGCAGTGCACAAAAATAACAGAGTTGTCATTTAGGTATGATAGAGGCAAATACTGTTTTGTGCTATCTGTACGTACGACTGCTGTTAATATTATACAGCTACAACCCCCATGTGAT is a genomic window of Populus alba chromosome 5, ASM523922v2, whole genome shotgun sequence containing:
- the LOC118030423 gene encoding probable glucan 1,3-beta-glucosidase A, which translates into the protein MAAMYSTRQLLAVSVVALSFYLSHGRVNPSFKIKAVNLGGWLVTEGWIKPSLFDGITNKDFLDGTGLQFKSVTVGKYLCAEAGGGSIIVANRTSASGWETFSLWRINETNFNFRVFNKQFAGLDTNGNGIDIVAVSSTPGRSETFEIVRNSNDTSRLRIKASNGFFLQAKTEELLTADYAGDSKWGDDDPSVFVMTIAGRLQGEFQVTNGYGPKLAPKVMRDHWRTFIVEDDFKFISQNGINAVRIPVGWWIASDPTPPQPYVGGSLKALDNAFLWAQNYGLQVVIDLHAAPGSQNGWEHSSSRDGSQEWGQTDENIRQTVDVIDFLTARYAKSPSLYAVELMNEPRAPGASLDSMTKYYKAGYDAVRKHSSTAYVVMSNRLSSDDPRELFPLASGLTGSVIDVHYYNLFSDEFNSMSVQQNIDFINTNRSSQLNHVTTSNGPLTFVGEWVAEWTVQGATKEDYQRFAEAQLEVFGRATFGWAYWTLKNVNNHWSLEWMIKNGYIKI